A section of the Thermotoga caldifontis AZM44c09 genome encodes:
- a CDS encoding TrkH family potassium uptake protein, whose product MRLTLQEYRVVFSTLSKLLRFFSLILLLPLVWIFSEPSFFQCILSFSIPSAVAFILGFVLQRFSHTTEFDVITVKEGAVIVLFSWTTVIVLSALPYMLCGLLNFSQAIFEATSGWTTTGLTMFPVVEALPKPVLFWRSLTQYLGGAGFAVIVMSMIIGPTGLGFYQAEGRVDNIAPNIRHSTRLIVTYYLLYAVAGTIALMISGLNLFDALNHSFTALATGGFSTKNKSVAAFDNLSTELILMFLMFLGSIGFGIHHAFWSRDWHALRKNSEPKQMIVLILLGTVCVSLAGVGKVFPTFSDSLRHSIFQVVSALTGTGFSTVDLKSWLGFPTGLFVLVVLMLLGGCMDSTSGGIKQYRLTVLFKTFGMSLRKFLLPKTSVVYVEIWKGSARRYLDPQLIKEAFITSAAYILSYALGVLMLTFYGYSLEQAMFEFASALAGVGLSCGVTSPSMPLGAMWTLIVGMFMGRLEFLVVVYALAKIFSDALRSFPKQA is encoded by the coding sequence ATGAGATTGACGCTGCAGGAATACCGCGTTGTTTTCAGTACACTGAGTAAACTTTTGAGGTTTTTCTCTCTGATACTTCTTCTTCCTCTGGTGTGGATTTTTTCTGAACCCAGTTTCTTCCAGTGCATTCTGTCATTTTCGATACCTTCCGCTGTCGCGTTCATCCTCGGTTTTGTCTTGCAACGTTTCTCACACACTACGGAGTTTGATGTCATAACCGTCAAAGAAGGAGCAGTGATCGTGCTCTTCTCCTGGACGACGGTCATAGTCCTCTCCGCTTTGCCTTACATGCTTTGTGGGTTGCTCAATTTCTCGCAAGCCATTTTTGAAGCTACGAGCGGCTGGACAACGACGGGCTTAACGATGTTTCCTGTGGTTGAGGCTCTTCCCAAGCCGGTGCTCTTCTGGAGGAGCTTAACCCAATATCTGGGGGGCGCAGGCTTCGCCGTCATAGTGATGAGTATGATCATAGGTCCTACGGGCCTTGGTTTTTACCAGGCAGAAGGACGCGTTGACAACATCGCACCAAACATAAGGCATTCAACAAGATTGATCGTCACCTACTATCTTCTGTACGCGGTCGCCGGAACGATCGCGTTGATGATCAGCGGGCTCAATCTCTTCGATGCGCTGAACCATTCTTTTACGGCACTCGCCACAGGTGGATTTTCGACGAAGAACAAAAGCGTCGCAGCTTTCGATAACCTATCAACAGAGTTGATTCTGATGTTTCTCATGTTTCTCGGGTCTATCGGTTTCGGTATTCACCATGCATTCTGGAGTAGAGACTGGCATGCGCTCAGAAAGAACAGTGAACCCAAGCAGATGATCGTGTTGATCCTGTTAGGTACTGTGTGTGTTTCTCTGGCGGGTGTTGGCAAAGTGTTTCCAACATTTTCAGACAGCTTGCGTCACAGCATTTTCCAAGTTGTCTCTGCCCTCACCGGGACAGGTTTTTCCACAGTAGATCTAAAGTCGTGGCTCGGTTTTCCAACAGGTCTCTTCGTTCTTGTGGTTCTCATGCTGCTCGGAGGTTGTATGGATTCAACCTCGGGCGGTATAAAACAGTACAGGCTCACCGTGCTCTTCAAAACGTTCGGAATGTCACTCAGAAAATTTCTGCTCCCAAAGACTTCCGTTGTGTATGTAGAGATATGGAAAGGGTCCGCCAGAAGGTATCTCGATCCTCAACTCATCAAAGAAGCTTTCATCACGAGTGCCGCGTACATTTTGTCCTATGCCCTGGGTGTACTGATGTTGACGTTCTACGGTTACAGTTTGGAACAGGCAATGTTTGAATTTGCCTCGGCTCTCGCGGGGGTAGGGCTTTCGTGCGGAGTCACATCACCGAGCATGCCACTCGGCGCGATGTGGACACTGATCGTCGGAATGTTCATGGGAAGGCTCGAGTTCCTCGTAGTCGTGTACGCACTGGCAAAGATCTTTTCAGATGCGCTCAGGTCATTTCCTAAGCAGGCTTGA
- a CDS encoding MFS transporter encodes MSRSRRILYAFTLLSGFAAQAYGITFNLHMRKRHFTNEQISAIVSANLWGSAIFGLVLALILSKCDRRKLLLFSSLTVGVIMVLRAIVYNFPAQIFLALVSGAISSLSGIVFTTVLLGGTGIKERYSVFGSQFSLSMLANVLGNVLGGTMADRLGYTFTLLLAAGLQLVAASLVSKVQHVGGDSQFLRRLSLDAVQKRVLSYYVLSNVLVGFGAGLFLNFSNLMFHDLFGFSLTYVGLIMALAQLMTAAGSLSSGFLQKRFGALRMLLICYTSVVPLMLSISFIRDPVTFSILYVVRFMLMNMVNPSFTVLVFNNLPDSMIMSANGLGNLLNNSSRAFAAYLYGWIVEGPADYTKLLLISSLFYALNALLTWWFKSRLEKLVS; translated from the coding sequence GTGAGCAGATCGAGACGCATTCTTTACGCGTTTACGTTACTGAGCGGCTTTGCCGCACAGGCGTACGGGATAACCTTCAATCTGCACATGCGCAAACGGCACTTCACCAACGAGCAGATCAGTGCCATTGTCTCGGCTAATTTGTGGGGAAGTGCCATATTCGGTTTGGTCCTCGCACTGATTTTGAGTAAGTGTGACAGGAGGAAGTTACTCCTCTTTTCCAGCTTGACGGTCGGGGTTATCATGGTCTTGAGGGCCATCGTGTACAACTTTCCTGCGCAGATTTTTCTTGCCCTCGTTTCAGGCGCCATATCGAGCTTATCGGGTATCGTCTTCACAACGGTACTGCTTGGTGGTACAGGGATCAAAGAAAGATACTCCGTCTTCGGCTCACAATTTTCACTTTCCATGCTTGCCAACGTTCTGGGGAACGTGCTGGGTGGGACGATGGCGGACCGACTTGGTTATACTTTCACACTGTTGCTGGCTGCGGGCTTGCAGCTTGTTGCTGCTTCACTGGTCAGCAAAGTTCAACATGTGGGTGGTGACTCTCAATTTCTGAGAAGGCTTTCCCTCGACGCGGTTCAAAAGCGAGTCCTTTCGTACTATGTTCTTTCGAACGTTCTGGTGGGATTCGGGGCAGGATTGTTCCTCAACTTCAGCAATTTGATGTTTCACGATCTTTTTGGTTTCTCGCTGACCTACGTCGGTTTGATCATGGCCCTTGCACAGTTGATGACAGCGGCAGGGAGCTTGAGTAGTGGCTTTTTGCAGAAAAGGTTCGGAGCACTGAGAATGCTCTTGATCTGTTACACCTCGGTCGTTCCATTGATGCTGTCGATATCGTTCATCAGGGATCCTGTTACCTTCTCTATACTCTACGTCGTGAGGTTCATGCTGATGAACATGGTGAACCCTTCTTTCACTGTACTGGTTTTCAACAATCTTCCTGACAGCATGATCATGTCGGCGAACGGTCTTGGCAATCTTCTCAACAACTCCTCCAGAGCTTTTGCCGCCTATCTGTACGGCTGGATCGTCGAAGGACCCGCAGACTACACGAAGTTGCTTTTGATCAGTTCCCTCTTTTACGCTCTCAACGCGCTACTCACCTGGTGGTTCAAGAGTCGTCTTGAAAAGCTGGTATCATAA
- a CDS encoding outer membrane protein assembly factor BamB family protein — protein sequence MGRALFVGLLIVSSLMYGATLYVVKDETVELYDVSVPLLPVKIASVNMPGVLKVLPGSRYLYILRSASLEILDENLRSVKTVELNRKALDAVLIRDLYVVHDYSITVFDENLNFKASYTLNEKISAVAVYSDMLITLTGGKIVAFDANFKRIWEVAAPDPINNFQIVGSSLMFSTKKEFYIMNISEKVPVLESKHKFILDFKQIFLVRNNLVVLSTDGALLLLSRADMSLLDKVNVSAVSVTNHGDYLYIVTSKGGLTAANVLPSSIKLFQTVANNVKYATVHGIDLMKLTGSMQVQQQTASPVSTVQEKTRTRPLNFLGEVKLPQKVSTSPAIGKELYLSCLDGSLLIVDLSSFRVQSNKVALILTADPVLLDDGSIVLGSWDKSIYVLSDRTKKIPLESNVSIAAARTPQAFVAVDDDGTMYIFESITGDSVNRVRLTGWLVCPPAVHEGYGIFALDWLGILHLVDFSGKEVWWTMTETCKSAEIVLTDELVFVIGEKTVWCVRIKDGKIAWSKTFGASLVQGVSDGKTLYVCDDSGSVYALDLSGNVLWASENLSARTILLTQSGLLAAGDVLYLLSTRDGSKILQEPLSARVSGKMKMSDSGLLVLKTDNSLLLYEVNSSPSQGWPMYLKDWRNSSLLRK from the coding sequence ATGGGAAGGGCCTTGTTCGTCGGCTTGCTCATCGTCTCGAGTCTGATGTACGGTGCAACTCTGTACGTCGTCAAAGACGAAACCGTAGAGCTCTACGATGTCTCTGTTCCACTGCTCCCGGTGAAGATTGCCAGTGTGAACATGCCTGGAGTGCTCAAGGTGTTGCCTGGTTCCAGGTATTTGTACATTTTACGGTCTGCGAGCCTCGAAATCCTGGACGAAAACTTACGTTCCGTGAAAACTGTCGAGCTGAACCGTAAGGCCCTTGATGCTGTTCTCATACGGGATCTTTACGTTGTACACGATTACTCGATCACGGTCTTCGATGAGAATTTGAACTTCAAAGCTTCTTACACTCTGAACGAGAAGATTTCGGCAGTCGCTGTCTATTCCGACATGCTCATCACGCTGACCGGCGGTAAGATCGTGGCTTTCGATGCGAATTTCAAAAGGATCTGGGAAGTAGCGGCGCCGGATCCTATAAACAACTTTCAGATCGTTGGTAGTAGCTTGATGTTCTCCACGAAAAAGGAATTCTACATCATGAACATCTCTGAAAAGGTTCCGGTACTCGAATCAAAGCACAAATTCATTCTGGATTTCAAACAGATCTTTCTCGTGCGGAACAATCTCGTTGTCTTATCAACCGATGGGGCCCTGCTCCTGCTTTCCAGAGCCGACATGTCGCTGCTCGATAAAGTGAACGTATCGGCAGTCTCCGTCACCAATCACGGAGACTATCTCTACATCGTTACAAGCAAAGGTGGACTGACCGCGGCAAACGTGTTACCCAGTTCTATCAAATTGTTCCAGACTGTTGCGAACAACGTGAAATATGCTACTGTGCATGGCATAGATCTGATGAAGTTGACAGGTTCGATGCAGGTTCAGCAACAAACTGCTTCGCCTGTGAGCACGGTTCAGGAAAAGACCAGAACAAGGCCTCTGAATTTCCTTGGGGAAGTGAAACTCCCGCAGAAGGTCAGCACGAGCCCGGCGATCGGCAAGGAGCTGTATCTGTCATGCCTCGATGGTAGTTTGCTCATAGTGGACCTTAGCAGTTTCAGAGTGCAGTCGAACAAGGTGGCACTCATACTCACCGCAGATCCGGTGCTTCTTGATGATGGTTCGATCGTCCTGGGCTCCTGGGACAAGAGCATTTACGTACTCTCCGACAGGACAAAAAAGATCCCACTTGAATCGAATGTCTCTATCGCTGCGGCGAGAACTCCTCAGGCATTCGTCGCTGTCGACGACGATGGAACGATGTACATATTCGAATCAATCACAGGCGATAGTGTGAACAGAGTTCGTCTGACAGGCTGGCTCGTATGTCCGCCGGCAGTGCATGAAGGTTACGGAATATTCGCGCTCGATTGGCTTGGGATCCTACACCTTGTGGATTTCTCTGGAAAAGAGGTTTGGTGGACCATGACTGAAACGTGTAAATCGGCTGAAATCGTTCTCACAGATGAACTTGTTTTCGTGATAGGTGAGAAAACCGTGTGGTGCGTTCGGATCAAAGATGGTAAGATCGCATGGTCGAAAACTTTTGGTGCGAGTCTGGTTCAGGGAGTAAGTGACGGTAAGACGCTTTATGTGTGTGACGATTCTGGTAGCGTCTACGCACTCGATCTTTCTGGTAACGTTCTGTGGGCGAGTGAGAACCTCTCTGCGAGAACGATTCTGCTGACACAGAGCGGTCTGCTCGCCGCCGGTGATGTTCTGTACTTGCTGTCTACCAGAGACGGTTCGAAGATCCTTCAGGAGCCTCTTTCTGCTCGAGTGTCTGGCAAGATGAAGATGTCTGATTCAGGTTTGCTCGTACTGAAAACTGACAACAGTTTGTTGCTGTACGAAGTCAACAGTTCACCTTCGCAAGGATGGCCCATGTATCTGAAGGACTGGAGAAATTCAAGCCTGCTTAGGAAATGA
- a CDS encoding NAD-binding protein produces the protein MKVVIIGGHKIAYYLARMMISKGYHVYIVNKDPRACEQLAKSLSAVVILGDGSKKNVLEQLRLSSEDLVVILTNTDRDNLIISQMVRHYYGVERIVTLVNDPEDIEIFHRLGVKAAVSPTNILLQTIQGLLLVDEIEEFSMVEEGRLVFLRLEIPETSPSAHKKLKEIPLPNSCVIGAIIRNNTVVIPRGEVELLPEDRVMVLCEPSVQSQVIHLLVGE, from the coding sequence TTGAAGGTAGTCATCATAGGTGGCCACAAGATCGCGTACTATCTCGCTCGGATGATGATATCAAAGGGTTACCACGTCTACATAGTGAACAAAGATCCCCGTGCTTGCGAGCAGCTCGCGAAGAGTCTTTCTGCAGTTGTGATCCTCGGTGATGGGAGCAAGAAGAATGTGCTCGAGCAGCTCAGGCTCAGCAGCGAAGATCTTGTGGTCATACTGACGAACACCGACCGTGACAACCTCATAATCTCGCAGATGGTTCGCCATTACTATGGGGTGGAACGAATAGTCACGCTCGTGAATGATCCCGAAGATATAGAGATCTTTCACCGGCTGGGTGTGAAAGCGGCCGTGAGTCCAACTAACATCTTGCTCCAGACAATCCAGGGTCTATTGCTCGTCGACGAAATCGAAGAGTTCTCCATGGTTGAGGAAGGAAGGCTCGTTTTCCTTCGACTCGAGATACCTGAAACTTCTCCATCCGCTCACAAAAAGTTGAAGGAGATCCCTCTTCCAAACAGCTGTGTGATCGGTGCCATCATCAGGAACAACACGGTGGTCATACCCCGTGGAGAAGTCGAACTTCTTCCCGAAGATAGAGTGATGGTCCTGTGCGAGCCAAGCGTTCAATCTCAAGTGATACATTTACTTGTCGGTGAGTGA